The following are encoded together in the Mesoplodon densirostris isolate mMesDen1 chromosome 2, mMesDen1 primary haplotype, whole genome shotgun sequence genome:
- the RNPC3 gene encoding RNA-binding region-containing protein 3 isoform X4, giving the protein MFFIKNFQRNPSGSNILRLFKVQHWEKHTAFATFPNEKAAIKALTRLHQLKLLGHTLVVEFAKEQDQVHSPCPSSSTEKKKRSDDTVEDDKEKKELDCLTIENGIAPNHGLTFPLNSCLKYMYPPPSSTILANIVNALASVPKFYVQVLHLMNKMNLPTPFGPITARPPMYEDYMPLHAPLPPASPQPPEEPPLPDEDEELSSKESEYESSDDEDRQRMTKLMELANLQPKRPKTVKQHHVRKKRKIKDLLNMPSSASHSSLHPVLLPSDVFDQPQPVGNKKIEFHISTDMSAAFKKDLEKEQNCEEQNCDLPASEVDESNIGFGKIFPKPNLSIAEEIKEDSDEMPSECISRRELEKSRISREEMETLSVFRSYEPGEPNCRIYVKNLAKQVQEKDLKFIFGRYVDFSSETQRIMFDIRLMKEGRMKGQAFIGLPNEKAAAKALKEANGYILFGKPMVVQFARSARPKQDSKEGKRKC; this is encoded by the exons ATGTTCTTCATAAAAAATTTCCAACGGAATCCTTCAGGGAGCAATATTTTAAGACTGTTCAAAGTCCAACACTGGGAG AAACATACAGCTTTTGCTACTTTCCCTAATGAAAAAGCAGCTATAAAG GCATTGACAAGACTTCATCAACTGAAGCTTTTAGGTCATACTTTAGTTGTTGAATTTGCAAAAGAGCAAGATCAAGTTCATTCACCATGTCCTTCTTCAagcactgaaaaaaagaaaag GTCTGATGATACTGTGGAAgatgataaagaaaagaaagaacttgaTTGTTTAACCATAGAAAATGGAATTGCACCAAACCATGG gcTGACTTTTCCTCTAAATTCATGCCTCAAGTATATGTACCCACCACCTTCAAGCACAATTCTAGCAAACATAGTAAATGCTTTGGCAAGTGTGCCTAAGTTCTACGTACAG GTGCTTCATCTTATGAATAAAATGAATTTGCCCACACCTTTTGGACCAATTACTGCAAGGCCTCCCATG TATGAGGACTATATGCCACTACATGCTCCTCTTCCACCTGCATCTCCTCAGCCACCAGAGGAACCTCCTTTGCCAGATGAGGATGAGGAATTATCTAGTAAAGAATCAGAATATGAAAGCAGTGATGATGAAGACCGTCAAAG AATGACCAAACTAATGGAACTAGCAAATCTTCAGCCCAAAAGACCCAAAACAGTAAAGCAGCACCAtgtgagaaaaaagagaaaaataaaggatctGTTGAATATGCCATCATCTGCTTCACACAG CAGTTTACATCCAGTGTTGTTACCTTCGGATGTATTTGACCAACCACAACCTGTAGgtaataaaaaaattgaattccATATATCTACCGACATGTCAGCTGCATTTAAGAAagatttagaaaaagaacaaaattgtgaAGAACAAAATTGTG ACTTACCTGCTTCTGAAGTTGATGAATCCAATATAGGATTTGGAAAAATCTTCCCAAAACCAAATTTGAGCATCGCAGAGGAGATTAAAGAAGACTCTGATGAAATGCCATCAGAATGTATTTCTAGAAGGGAGTTGGAAAAGAGCAGAATTTCTAGAGAAG aAATGGAAACACTTTCAGTTTTTAGAAGTTATGAACCTGGTGAACCAAACTGTAGAATTTATGTAAAGAATTTAGCTAAACAAGTTCAAGAAAAG gaccttaaatttatttttggaagatACGTTGACTTTTCGTCGGAAACACAACGCATAAT GTTTGATATACGCTTGATGAAAGAAGGTCGCATGAAAGGACAAGCTTTCATTGGACTTCCAAATGAAAAAGCAGCAGCAAAAGCATTAAAGGAAGCTAATGGATACATTCTTTTTGGAAAACCTATGGTGGTT cagTTTGCTCGATCTGCCAGACCAAAACAAGAttctaaagaaggaaaaagaaagtgttaA
- the RNPC3 gene encoding RNA-binding region-containing protein 3 isoform X5, whose translation MAAPEQPLPMSRGCQSSASLSPPRGDRTLLVRHLPAELTAEEKEDLLKYFGAQSVRVLSDKGRLKHTAFATFPNEKAAIKALTRLHQLKLLGHTLVVEFAKEQDQVHSPCPSSSTEKKKRSDDTVEDDKEKKELDCLTIENGIAPNHGLTFPLNSCLKYMYPPPSSTILANIVNALASVPKFYVQVLHLMNKMNLPTPFGPITARPPMYEDYMPLHAPLPPASPQPPEEPPLPDEDEELSSKESEYESSDDEDRQRMTKLMELANLQPKRPKTVKQHHVRKKRKIKDLLNMPSSASHSSLHPVLLPSDVFDQPQPVGNKKIEFHISTDMSAAFKKDLEKEQNCEEQNCDLPASEVDESNIGFGKIFPKPNLSIAEEIKEDSDEMPSECISRRELEKSRISREEMETLSVFRSYEPGEPNCRIYVKNLAKQVQEKV comes from the exons ATGGCGGCTCCAGAACAGCCGCTTCCGATGTCGAGAGGATGCCAGAGCTCTGCTTCGCTTTCTCCGCCGCGGGGCGACCGAACCCTTTTAGTGAGGCACCTGCCAGCCGAGCTGACCGCTGAGGAGAAAGAGGACTTACTGAAGTATTTCGGGGCGCAGTCCGTGCGCGTCCTGTCCGATAAGGGGCGACTG AAACATACAGCTTTTGCTACTTTCCCTAATGAAAAAGCAGCTATAAAG GCATTGACAAGACTTCATCAACTGAAGCTTTTAGGTCATACTTTAGTTGTTGAATTTGCAAAAGAGCAAGATCAAGTTCATTCACCATGTCCTTCTTCAagcactgaaaaaaagaaaag GTCTGATGATACTGTGGAAgatgataaagaaaagaaagaacttgaTTGTTTAACCATAGAAAATGGAATTGCACCAAACCATGG gcTGACTTTTCCTCTAAATTCATGCCTCAAGTATATGTACCCACCACCTTCAAGCACAATTCTAGCAAACATAGTAAATGCTTTGGCAAGTGTGCCTAAGTTCTACGTACAG GTGCTTCATCTTATGAATAAAATGAATTTGCCCACACCTTTTGGACCAATTACTGCAAGGCCTCCCATG TATGAGGACTATATGCCACTACATGCTCCTCTTCCACCTGCATCTCCTCAGCCACCAGAGGAACCTCCTTTGCCAGATGAGGATGAGGAATTATCTAGTAAAGAATCAGAATATGAAAGCAGTGATGATGAAGACCGTCAAAG AATGACCAAACTAATGGAACTAGCAAATCTTCAGCCCAAAAGACCCAAAACAGTAAAGCAGCACCAtgtgagaaaaaagagaaaaataaaggatctGTTGAATATGCCATCATCTGCTTCACACAG CAGTTTACATCCAGTGTTGTTACCTTCGGATGTATTTGACCAACCACAACCTGTAGgtaataaaaaaattgaattccATATATCTACCGACATGTCAGCTGCATTTAAGAAagatttagaaaaagaacaaaattgtgaAGAACAAAATTGTG ACTTACCTGCTTCTGAAGTTGATGAATCCAATATAGGATTTGGAAAAATCTTCCCAAAACCAAATTTGAGCATCGCAGAGGAGATTAAAGAAGACTCTGATGAAATGCCATCAGAATGTATTTCTAGAAGGGAGTTGGAAAAGAGCAGAATTTCTAGAGAAG aAATGGAAACACTTTCAGTTTTTAGAAGTTATGAACCTGGTGAACCAAACTGTAGAATTTATGTAAAGAATTTAGCTAAACAAGTTCAAGAAAAG GTTTGA
- the RNPC3 gene encoding RNA-binding region-containing protein 3 isoform X1, with protein sequence MAAPEQPLPMSRGCQSSASLSPPRGDRTLLVRHLPAELTAEEKEDLLKYFGAQSVRVLSDKGRLKHTAFATFPNEKAAIKALTRLHQLKLLGHTLVVEFAKEQDQVHSPCPSSSTEKKKRSDDTVEDDKEKKELDCLTIENGIAPNHGLTFPLNSCLKYMYPPPSSTILANIVNALASVPKFYVQVLHLMNKMNLPTPFGPITARPPMYEDYMPLHAPLPPASPQPPEEPPLPDEDEELSSKESEYESSDDEDRQRMTKLMELANLQPKRPKTVKQHHVRKKRKIKDLLNMPSSASHSSLHPVLLPSDVFDQPQPVGNKKIEFHISTDMSAAFKKDLEKEQNCEEQNCDLPASEVDESNIGFGKIFPKPNLSIAEEIKEDSDEMPSECISRRELEKSRISREEMETLSVFRSYEPGEPNCRIYVKNLAKQVQEKDLKFIFGRYVDFSSETQRIMFDIRLMKEGRMKGQAFIGLPNEKAAAKALKEANGYILFGKPMVVQFARSARPKQDSKEGKRKC encoded by the exons ATGGCGGCTCCAGAACAGCCGCTTCCGATGTCGAGAGGATGCCAGAGCTCTGCTTCGCTTTCTCCGCCGCGGGGCGACCGAACCCTTTTAGTGAGGCACCTGCCAGCCGAGCTGACCGCTGAGGAGAAAGAGGACTTACTGAAGTATTTCGGGGCGCAGTCCGTGCGCGTCCTGTCCGATAAGGGGCGACTG AAACATACAGCTTTTGCTACTTTCCCTAATGAAAAAGCAGCTATAAAG GCATTGACAAGACTTCATCAACTGAAGCTTTTAGGTCATACTTTAGTTGTTGAATTTGCAAAAGAGCAAGATCAAGTTCATTCACCATGTCCTTCTTCAagcactgaaaaaaagaaaag GTCTGATGATACTGTGGAAgatgataaagaaaagaaagaacttgaTTGTTTAACCATAGAAAATGGAATTGCACCAAACCATGG gcTGACTTTTCCTCTAAATTCATGCCTCAAGTATATGTACCCACCACCTTCAAGCACAATTCTAGCAAACATAGTAAATGCTTTGGCAAGTGTGCCTAAGTTCTACGTACAG GTGCTTCATCTTATGAATAAAATGAATTTGCCCACACCTTTTGGACCAATTACTGCAAGGCCTCCCATG TATGAGGACTATATGCCACTACATGCTCCTCTTCCACCTGCATCTCCTCAGCCACCAGAGGAACCTCCTTTGCCAGATGAGGATGAGGAATTATCTAGTAAAGAATCAGAATATGAAAGCAGTGATGATGAAGACCGTCAAAG AATGACCAAACTAATGGAACTAGCAAATCTTCAGCCCAAAAGACCCAAAACAGTAAAGCAGCACCAtgtgagaaaaaagagaaaaataaaggatctGTTGAATATGCCATCATCTGCTTCACACAG CAGTTTACATCCAGTGTTGTTACCTTCGGATGTATTTGACCAACCACAACCTGTAGgtaataaaaaaattgaattccATATATCTACCGACATGTCAGCTGCATTTAAGAAagatttagaaaaagaacaaaattgtgaAGAACAAAATTGTG ACTTACCTGCTTCTGAAGTTGATGAATCCAATATAGGATTTGGAAAAATCTTCCCAAAACCAAATTTGAGCATCGCAGAGGAGATTAAAGAAGACTCTGATGAAATGCCATCAGAATGTATTTCTAGAAGGGAGTTGGAAAAGAGCAGAATTTCTAGAGAAG aAATGGAAACACTTTCAGTTTTTAGAAGTTATGAACCTGGTGAACCAAACTGTAGAATTTATGTAAAGAATTTAGCTAAACAAGTTCAAGAAAAG gaccttaaatttatttttggaagatACGTTGACTTTTCGTCGGAAACACAACGCATAAT GTTTGATATACGCTTGATGAAAGAAGGTCGCATGAAAGGACAAGCTTTCATTGGACTTCCAAATGAAAAAGCAGCAGCAAAAGCATTAAAGGAAGCTAATGGATACATTCTTTTTGGAAAACCTATGGTGGTT cagTTTGCTCGATCTGCCAGACCAAAACAAGAttctaaagaaggaaaaagaaagtgttaA
- the RNPC3 gene encoding RNA-binding region-containing protein 3 isoform X2 translates to MAAPEQPLPMSRGCQSSASLSPPRGDRTLLVRHLPAELTAEEKEDLLKYFGAQSVRVLSDKGRLKHTAFATFPNEKAAIKALTRLHQLKLLGHTLVVEFAKEQDQVHSPCPSSSTEKKKRSDDTVEDDKEKKELDCLTIENGIAPNHGLTFPLNSCLKYMYPPPSSTILANIVNALASVPKFYVQVLHLMNKMNLPTPFGPITARPPMYEDYMPLHAPLPPASPQPPEEPPLPDEDEELSSKESEYESSDDEDRQRMTKLMELANLQPKRPKTVKQHHVRKKRKIKDLLNMPSSASHSLHPVLLPSDVFDQPQPVGNKKIEFHISTDMSAAFKKDLEKEQNCEEQNCDLPASEVDESNIGFGKIFPKPNLSIAEEIKEDSDEMPSECISRRELEKSRISREEMETLSVFRSYEPGEPNCRIYVKNLAKQVQEKDLKFIFGRYVDFSSETQRIMFDIRLMKEGRMKGQAFIGLPNEKAAAKALKEANGYILFGKPMVVQFARSARPKQDSKEGKRKC, encoded by the exons ATGGCGGCTCCAGAACAGCCGCTTCCGATGTCGAGAGGATGCCAGAGCTCTGCTTCGCTTTCTCCGCCGCGGGGCGACCGAACCCTTTTAGTGAGGCACCTGCCAGCCGAGCTGACCGCTGAGGAGAAAGAGGACTTACTGAAGTATTTCGGGGCGCAGTCCGTGCGCGTCCTGTCCGATAAGGGGCGACTG AAACATACAGCTTTTGCTACTTTCCCTAATGAAAAAGCAGCTATAAAG GCATTGACAAGACTTCATCAACTGAAGCTTTTAGGTCATACTTTAGTTGTTGAATTTGCAAAAGAGCAAGATCAAGTTCATTCACCATGTCCTTCTTCAagcactgaaaaaaagaaaag GTCTGATGATACTGTGGAAgatgataaagaaaagaaagaacttgaTTGTTTAACCATAGAAAATGGAATTGCACCAAACCATGG gcTGACTTTTCCTCTAAATTCATGCCTCAAGTATATGTACCCACCACCTTCAAGCACAATTCTAGCAAACATAGTAAATGCTTTGGCAAGTGTGCCTAAGTTCTACGTACAG GTGCTTCATCTTATGAATAAAATGAATTTGCCCACACCTTTTGGACCAATTACTGCAAGGCCTCCCATG TATGAGGACTATATGCCACTACATGCTCCTCTTCCACCTGCATCTCCTCAGCCACCAGAGGAACCTCCTTTGCCAGATGAGGATGAGGAATTATCTAGTAAAGAATCAGAATATGAAAGCAGTGATGATGAAGACCGTCAAAG AATGACCAAACTAATGGAACTAGCAAATCTTCAGCCCAAAAGACCCAAAACAGTAAAGCAGCACCAtgtgagaaaaaagagaaaaataaaggatctGTTGAATATGCCATCATCTGCTTCACACAG TTTACATCCAGTGTTGTTACCTTCGGATGTATTTGACCAACCACAACCTGTAGgtaataaaaaaattgaattccATATATCTACCGACATGTCAGCTGCATTTAAGAAagatttagaaaaagaacaaaattgtgaAGAACAAAATTGTG ACTTACCTGCTTCTGAAGTTGATGAATCCAATATAGGATTTGGAAAAATCTTCCCAAAACCAAATTTGAGCATCGCAGAGGAGATTAAAGAAGACTCTGATGAAATGCCATCAGAATGTATTTCTAGAAGGGAGTTGGAAAAGAGCAGAATTTCTAGAGAAG aAATGGAAACACTTTCAGTTTTTAGAAGTTATGAACCTGGTGAACCAAACTGTAGAATTTATGTAAAGAATTTAGCTAAACAAGTTCAAGAAAAG gaccttaaatttatttttggaagatACGTTGACTTTTCGTCGGAAACACAACGCATAAT GTTTGATATACGCTTGATGAAAGAAGGTCGCATGAAAGGACAAGCTTTCATTGGACTTCCAAATGAAAAAGCAGCAGCAAAAGCATTAAAGGAAGCTAATGGATACATTCTTTTTGGAAAACCTATGGTGGTT cagTTTGCTCGATCTGCCAGACCAAAACAAGAttctaaagaaggaaaaagaaagtgttaA
- the RNPC3 gene encoding RNA-binding region-containing protein 3 isoform X3, whose translation MAAPEQPLPMSRGCQSSASLSPPRGDRTLLVRHLPAELTAEEKEDLLKYFGAQSVRVLSDKGRLKHTAFATFPNEKAAIKALTRLHQLKLLGHTLVVEFAKEQDQVHSPCPSSSTEKKKRSDDTVEDDKEKKELDCLTIENGIAPNHGLTFPLNSCLKYMYPPPSSTILANIVNALASVPKFYVQVLHLMNKMNLPTPFGPITARPPMPPEEPPLPDEDEELSSKESEYESSDDEDRQRMTKLMELANLQPKRPKTVKQHHVRKKRKIKDLLNMPSSASHSSLHPVLLPSDVFDQPQPVGNKKIEFHISTDMSAAFKKDLEKEQNCEEQNCDLPASEVDESNIGFGKIFPKPNLSIAEEIKEDSDEMPSECISRRELEKSRISREEMETLSVFRSYEPGEPNCRIYVKNLAKQVQEKDLKFIFGRYVDFSSETQRIMFDIRLMKEGRMKGQAFIGLPNEKAAAKALKEANGYILFGKPMVVQFARSARPKQDSKEGKRKC comes from the exons ATGGCGGCTCCAGAACAGCCGCTTCCGATGTCGAGAGGATGCCAGAGCTCTGCTTCGCTTTCTCCGCCGCGGGGCGACCGAACCCTTTTAGTGAGGCACCTGCCAGCCGAGCTGACCGCTGAGGAGAAAGAGGACTTACTGAAGTATTTCGGGGCGCAGTCCGTGCGCGTCCTGTCCGATAAGGGGCGACTG AAACATACAGCTTTTGCTACTTTCCCTAATGAAAAAGCAGCTATAAAG GCATTGACAAGACTTCATCAACTGAAGCTTTTAGGTCATACTTTAGTTGTTGAATTTGCAAAAGAGCAAGATCAAGTTCATTCACCATGTCCTTCTTCAagcactgaaaaaaagaaaag GTCTGATGATACTGTGGAAgatgataaagaaaagaaagaacttgaTTGTTTAACCATAGAAAATGGAATTGCACCAAACCATGG gcTGACTTTTCCTCTAAATTCATGCCTCAAGTATATGTACCCACCACCTTCAAGCACAATTCTAGCAAACATAGTAAATGCTTTGGCAAGTGTGCCTAAGTTCTACGTACAG GTGCTTCATCTTATGAATAAAATGAATTTGCCCACACCTTTTGGACCAATTACTGCAAGGCCTCCCATG CCACCAGAGGAACCTCCTTTGCCAGATGAGGATGAGGAATTATCTAGTAAAGAATCAGAATATGAAAGCAGTGATGATGAAGACCGTCAAAG AATGACCAAACTAATGGAACTAGCAAATCTTCAGCCCAAAAGACCCAAAACAGTAAAGCAGCACCAtgtgagaaaaaagagaaaaataaaggatctGTTGAATATGCCATCATCTGCTTCACACAG CAGTTTACATCCAGTGTTGTTACCTTCGGATGTATTTGACCAACCACAACCTGTAGgtaataaaaaaattgaattccATATATCTACCGACATGTCAGCTGCATTTAAGAAagatttagaaaaagaacaaaattgtgaAGAACAAAATTGTG ACTTACCTGCTTCTGAAGTTGATGAATCCAATATAGGATTTGGAAAAATCTTCCCAAAACCAAATTTGAGCATCGCAGAGGAGATTAAAGAAGACTCTGATGAAATGCCATCAGAATGTATTTCTAGAAGGGAGTTGGAAAAGAGCAGAATTTCTAGAGAAG aAATGGAAACACTTTCAGTTTTTAGAAGTTATGAACCTGGTGAACCAAACTGTAGAATTTATGTAAAGAATTTAGCTAAACAAGTTCAAGAAAAG gaccttaaatttatttttggaagatACGTTGACTTTTCGTCGGAAACACAACGCATAAT GTTTGATATACGCTTGATGAAAGAAGGTCGCATGAAAGGACAAGCTTTCATTGGACTTCCAAATGAAAAAGCAGCAGCAAAAGCATTAAAGGAAGCTAATGGATACATTCTTTTTGGAAAACCTATGGTGGTT cagTTTGCTCGATCTGCCAGACCAAAACAAGAttctaaagaaggaaaaagaaagtgttaA